A single genomic interval of Hyphomicrobiales bacterium harbors:
- the lptG gene encoding LPS export ABC transporter permease LptG — MIAAPGAISRYVSRRMLAAIIGVFCSCAGLIFLIDVVEMLRRASSHDDVGLDVLLLMSAYRTPALSEQVLPFAVLIGTMMALLNLSRRNELIVARAIGMSVWHFLTPAIILTLLIGILAVALYNPFSTYLSEEQAELEAVAFGPSQSLVLRANQSGVWLRQEGADGQSVVHANRSLERGVVLEEITVYAFDPQRKFVERVEAKSATLQEGYWELRDAWVLSSQGEPQFYQNYLVSTYLTRSQIEQTITDPKAISFWDLPAFIDHAGRAGVATEPYRQQWHLLVSRPFVLVAMVMIAATVSLRSFRFGGIGRRVLIGIAAGFLFFVLTKLMSDLGSSGLIAPAAAAWMPVIVVTLAGLTVLLYQEDG; from the coding sequence ATGATCGCCGCGCCCGGGGCCATTTCCCGCTATGTCTCGCGCCGCATGCTGGCCGCCATCATCGGCGTCTTTTGCAGCTGTGCCGGGTTGATCTTTCTCATCGATGTGGTGGAAATGCTGCGCCGGGCCAGCAGTCACGACGATGTCGGGCTCGATGTGCTGCTGCTGATGTCGGCCTACCGGACCCCGGCCCTGAGCGAGCAGGTCCTGCCATTCGCGGTGCTGATCGGCACCATGATGGCGCTGTTGAACCTCAGCCGCCGCAACGAGCTGATAGTAGCCCGCGCCATCGGCATGTCGGTGTGGCATTTCCTGACGCCTGCCATCATCCTGACCTTGCTCATCGGCATTTTGGCGGTCGCCCTCTACAACCCGTTTTCGACCTATTTGAGCGAGGAACAGGCAGAACTCGAGGCGGTTGCCTTCGGGCCGTCCCAATCCCTGGTTTTGCGCGCCAATCAGTCCGGCGTATGGCTGCGCCAGGAAGGCGCCGATGGACAGAGCGTGGTCCATGCGAATCGCAGCTTGGAAAGGGGAGTCGTGCTTGAGGAAATCACGGTCTATGCGTTCGACCCGCAGCGAAAATTCGTCGAAAGGGTCGAGGCGAAGTCGGCGACGCTCCAAGAGGGCTACTGGGAACTCCGCGACGCCTGGGTCTTATCGTCGCAGGGCGAACCGCAATTTTACCAGAACTACTTGGTTTCCACCTATCTGACCCGCTCCCAGATCGAGCAGACCATCACCGACCCGAAGGCGATTTCCTTCTGGGATCTGCCGGCCTTCATCGACCATGCCGGACGGGCGGGTGTGGCGACCGAACCCTATCGCCAGCAATGGCATTTATTGGTTTCGCGGCCGTTCGTTCTGGTCGCCATGGTGATGATCGCGGCGACGGTTTCGCTGCGCTCCTTTCGGTTCGGCGGAATCGGCCGTAGAGTGCTGATCGGAATCGCCGCGGGTTTCCTGTTCTTCGTTCTGACAAAGTTGATGAGCGACCTCGGATCCTCGGGCCTGATAGCCCCGGCGGCGGCGGCTTGGATGCCGGTAATTGTTGTTACGCTTGCAGGACTTACTGTCTTACTTTACCAAGAGGATGGATGA
- the lptF gene encoding LPS export ABC transporter permease LptF: protein MRETWPCGSFETEVRCGSMQASAIGCGTTSAPAQGGGRAPGTINAWKKFRFWVEILPSMGTTLPAGRGIYEQSWCIPAAAVRGRWRRGAVAWTMAKLMSLIGRYIFRQLFQAFLLCLVTLIAIVWLTQVLREFDVITAQGQSFKTFLMMTVLVLPAFVNVIAPVALFVATLYTLNRLNSDSELLVLSAAGASRWQIIAPYLVLAATVAVAVGVINVALMPRSLSVLRVVITGVRADLISNVIQPGRFSTPERGITFHIGARTPQGDLLGLLVDDQRDPEEHITYIAERSRIVRSDAGTYLVMEQGSVQRQQVDRVERTQIVVFDRYLIDVAKLSDSNRDVLYKPRERSTAFLFNPAPDDPYFKAYPGRFRAELHERLSSPLLPILLVFVAIANVGFARTTREGRGFGTAVAICAAAASIMLIISARNLAQKHGWAVPFVYGVPLSVIALAVPMAFGKFRRRHASALADSAAFAAAWVGERAVRAGRIWARS from the coding sequence TTGCGGGAAACCTGGCCATGCGGGTCCTTTGAAACGGAAGTTCGTTGTGGATCCATGCAAGCTTCGGCGATCGGCTGTGGCACAACATCGGCGCCCGCGCAAGGGGGCGGACGCGCGCCGGGGACGATTAATGCTTGGAAAAAATTCAGATTTTGGGTCGAAATTCTGCCATCAATGGGGACCACATTGCCTGCGGGCAGAGGGATTTACGAACAGTCCTGGTGCATCCCGGCCGCGGCGGTCCGGGGGCGTTGGCGCCGGGGTGCAGTTGCGTGGACCATGGCAAAACTGATGAGCTTGATCGGCCGCTACATTTTTCGCCAGTTGTTTCAGGCGTTTCTGTTGTGCCTCGTTACATTGATCGCGATTGTCTGGCTGACCCAGGTACTGCGCGAGTTCGACGTGATCACGGCGCAGGGGCAGTCGTTCAAGACCTTCCTGATGATGACGGTTCTGGTGCTGCCCGCCTTTGTCAACGTGATCGCCCCGGTGGCCCTGTTCGTCGCCACTCTGTACACGCTCAATCGCCTCAATTCGGATAGCGAGCTGTTGGTGCTGAGCGCGGCCGGCGCCTCGCGCTGGCAGATCATCGCGCCGTATCTTGTCCTCGCCGCGACGGTCGCCGTAGCGGTCGGAGTGATCAACGTCGCTTTGATGCCAAGGAGCCTTTCCGTTCTGCGGGTGGTGATCACGGGGGTGCGCGCCGACCTGATCTCCAACGTGATCCAGCCGGGAAGGTTCTCGACGCCCGAACGGGGCATCACCTTTCACATCGGCGCCCGCACGCCGCAAGGCGACCTGCTCGGCCTCTTGGTCGACGACCAGCGCGATCCAGAGGAGCATATCACCTATATCGCCGAGCGGAGCCGGATCGTCCGCAGTGACGCCGGCACCTACCTGGTCATGGAGCAGGGCAGCGTGCAGCGCCAGCAGGTCGACCGCGTCGAGCGCACCCAGATCGTGGTTTTCGACCGCTATCTGATCGACGTCGCGAAACTGTCTGACTCCAACCGAGACGTGCTGTACAAGCCGCGCGAGCGATCGACGGCCTTCCTGTTCAATCCGGCCCCGGATGATCCCTATTTCAAGGCCTATCCGGGCCGTTTTCGGGCCGAGCTTCACGAGCGCCTATCAAGCCCCCTCCTGCCGATCCTTCTGGTCTTCGTGGCGATCGCCAATGTCGGCTTCGCCCGCACCACGCGCGAGGGCCGCGGCTTTGGCACCGCAGTCGCGATTTGCGCCGCTGCGGCCAGTATCATGCTCATCATCAGCGCGCGGAATCTGGCGCAAAAGCATGGCTGGGCGGTCCCCTTTGTCTACGGCGTACCGCTTTCCGTCATCGCCCTTGCCGTACCGATGGCATTCGGCAAATTTCGCCGCCGCCACGCCAGTGCGCTCGCCGACTCTGCCGCTTTTGCCGCCGCCTGGGTGGGCGAGCGCGCGGTGCGGGCCGGCCGGATCTGGGCACGGTCATGA
- a CDS encoding leucyl aminopeptidase: MARFPAIAFSKIAVPKAGTLVITAGEGGALGRFGAQVDEAAGGAVSRAIKAAGFKGKSGAALDVWAPGELGLARISVIGVGKAEDMEAGDWLKLGGQIMARLQAGAGDGATVVLEAPGASEEAVAAEKAADAVLGLKLRSYKFDKYKTRKGNDEEAEAEGKVSKVTFGVAAPSVVQTAFASRDKVASGVLLARDLVNEPANSLGPVEFAKKAQDLSKLGVDIDVLGGKELKRLKMNALLAVAQGSARPPRVVVMRWNGAKDKAAAPVAFVGKGVVFDTGGISIKPALHMEDMKGDMGGAAAVVGLMHALAARKARVNAVGVIGVVENMPDGKAQRPGDIVRSMSGQTIEVINTDAEGRLVLADALWYAQQKFKPKFMIDLATLTGAVLVALGQHHAGLFANNDELAERLVAAGEATGEKVWRLPLGKEYDKQIDSKNADMKNAAGRHGGAITAAQFLKRFVDDVPWAHLDVAGTAMGSPASEVNQSWGSGFGVRLLDRLVADHYEE; encoded by the coding sequence ATGGCCAGGTTTCCCGCAATCGCCTTTTCCAAGATCGCCGTGCCGAAGGCCGGCACGCTGGTGATTACCGCCGGCGAAGGCGGTGCGCTGGGCCGCTTCGGTGCCCAAGTCGACGAGGCGGCCGGAGGCGCCGTTTCTCGCGCCATCAAGGCGGCGGGCTTCAAGGGCAAGTCGGGGGCGGCCCTTGATGTCTGGGCGCCGGGCGAGCTGGGGCTTGCGCGGATCAGCGTCATCGGCGTCGGCAAGGCCGAGGACATGGAAGCCGGCGATTGGCTCAAGCTCGGCGGACAGATCATGGCCCGCCTGCAGGCCGGCGCCGGCGACGGCGCGACGGTGGTTCTCGAGGCGCCAGGCGCCAGCGAGGAGGCGGTCGCCGCCGAGAAGGCCGCCGACGCCGTCCTCGGCCTGAAGCTGCGGAGCTACAAGTTCGACAAATACAAGACGCGCAAGGGGAACGACGAAGAGGCGGAAGCGGAAGGCAAGGTCTCCAAGGTGACGTTCGGCGTCGCCGCCCCGTCGGTGGTCCAGACAGCCTTCGCCAGCCGCGACAAGGTCGCGTCGGGTGTCCTGCTTGCCCGCGACCTCGTCAACGAACCGGCAAATTCCCTGGGGCCCGTGGAGTTCGCCAAGAAGGCTCAAGACCTGTCCAAGCTTGGGGTCGACATCGACGTGCTGGGCGGGAAGGAGCTGAAGCGGCTCAAGATGAACGCGCTTCTCGCCGTCGCCCAGGGCAGCGCCCGGCCGCCGCGCGTCGTCGTCATGCGCTGGAACGGGGCCAAGGACAAGGCTGCCGCACCGGTTGCCTTTGTCGGCAAGGGGGTGGTCTTCGACACCGGCGGCATATCGATCAAGCCGGCCCTGCACATGGAGGACATGAAGGGCGACATGGGGGGAGCTGCCGCCGTCGTCGGCCTGATGCACGCGCTTGCCGCCCGCAAGGCCAGGGTCAACGCGGTCGGCGTCATCGGCGTGGTGGAAAACATGCCCGACGGCAAGGCGCAGCGCCCGGGCGACATCGTCCGCTCCATGTCCGGCCAGACCATCGAGGTGATCAACACCGACGCGGAGGGCCGGCTCGTTCTCGCCGACGCGCTATGGTACGCGCAGCAGAAGTTCAAGCCGAAATTCATGATCGATCTGGCAACGCTCACCGGTGCGGTCCTGGTCGCGCTCGGCCAGCACCATGCCGGGCTGTTCGCCAACAATGACGAGCTTGCCGAACGGCTCGTCGCCGCCGGCGAAGCGACAGGCGAGAAGGTGTGGCGGCTGCCCCTGGGCAAGGAATACGACAAGCAGATTGATTCCAAGAACGCCGACATGAAGAACGCCGCCGGACGCCATGGCGGGGCCATCACCGCGGCGCAGTTCCTGAAACGCTTCGTCGACGACGTGCCATGGGCGCATCTAGACGTCGCCGGCACCGCCATGGGCTCGCCCGCAAGCGAGGTCAACCAGAGCTGGGGCTCGGGCTTTGGCGTGCGCCTGCTCGACCGGCTGGTGGCCGACCATTACGAGGAATGA
- a CDS encoding DNA polymerase III subunit chi, which produces MTEVLFYHLERQPLERVLPLLLEKSLARGWRAVVQAGSEERVAALDAALWTYREDSFLPHGSAGDGAADMQPVFLTSGADNPNKAEIRFLVDGAEASDTAGYARLVYLFDGRDETALASARGAWKAMQAQGHDVTYWQQDEAGRWVKKA; this is translated from the coding sequence ATGACCGAGGTCCTGTTCTACCATCTGGAACGCCAGCCGCTGGAGCGGGTGCTGCCGCTATTGTTGGAAAAGAGCCTTGCGCGTGGCTGGCGCGCGGTGGTGCAGGCGGGTTCGGAAGAGCGTGTGGCGGCGCTGGACGCCGCGCTCTGGACCTATCGCGAGGATTCCTTCCTGCCCCACGGCAGCGCCGGCGACGGCGCCGCCGACATGCAGCCGGTCTTCCTGACCTCGGGCGCCGACAATCCCAACAAGGCCGAAATACGCTTCCTGGTCGACGGCGCGGAAGCTTCCGACACGGCCGGCTATGCGCGGCTCGTCTATCTCTTCGACGGGCGCGACGAGACGGCGCTGGCGTCGGCCCGCGGCGCCTGGAAAGCGATGCAGGCGCAAGGCCATGACGTCACCTACTGGCAGCAAGACGAGGCCGGCCGCTGGGTCAAGAAGGCCTGA
- a CDS encoding BA14K family protein, translating to MALLAKLKTVALVGAAAGVAMLTSDAAFAASSAYCKDYAARYANSVAPPAEVVGGTIGGAGVGAVIGGISRGSRGIGPGALIGGAIGTVAGAAVHSAKWNDAYNYAFDRCMGSGAVYGDAPEPWTPEWYDYCDAKFRSFDPADGTFQPFNGPRRLCR from the coding sequence ATGGCACTTCTCGCGAAACTCAAGACCGTCGCTCTGGTCGGCGCCGCCGCCGGCGTGGCGATGCTGACCTCGGACGCCGCCTTCGCGGCCTCCTCGGCGTATTGCAAGGATTACGCCGCCCGATACGCCAACTCCGTCGCGCCGCCCGCGGAGGTGGTCGGCGGGACGATCGGCGGTGCCGGCGTCGGCGCGGTAATCGGCGGCATTTCCAGGGGCTCGAGGGGCATCGGACCGGGTGCGCTCATCGGCGGCGCCATCGGCACCGTCGCGGGAGCCGCAGTACATTCGGCCAAATGGAACGACGCCTACAATTACGCCTTTGACCGTTGCATGGGAAGCGGCGCCGTCTATGGGGACGCGCCGGAGCCATGGACGCCGGAATGGTACGATTATTGCGACGCCAAATTCCGCTCCTTCGACCCGGCGGACGGCACGTTTCAGCCGTTTAACGGACCACGCCGCCTGTGCCGCTGA